Proteins from one Romboutsia sp. CE17 genomic window:
- a CDS encoding KH domain-containing protein, which yields MKELVLDIAKALVDNPDEVKIEESIKEDEIILKLSVSQDDMGKVIGKQGRIAKAIRTVIRSAANRENKKVSLEIV from the coding sequence ATGAAAGAGCTAGTGTTAGATATAGCTAAGGCTCTAGTTGATAATCCTGACGAAGTTAAAATTGAGGAAAGTATAAAAGAAGATGAAATAATCTTAAAACTTAGTGTTTCTCAAGATGATATGGGTAAGGTTATCGGTAAGCAGGGCAGAATAGCTAAAGCTATAAGAACTGTCATAAGATCTGCTGCAAATAGAGAAAATAAAAAAGTTTCTCTTGAGATAGTATAG
- the rpsP gene encoding 30S ribosomal protein S16 yields MAVKIRLKRMGSNKKPFYRIVVADSRSPRDGKFIEEIGYYNPVSQPKQIKINDEKAVKWLSNGAQPTDTVKTLLVNNGVMEKFEASKQAK; encoded by the coding sequence ATGGCAGTTAAAATAAGATTAAAAAGAATGGGATCAAACAAAAAACCTTTCTACAGAATAGTAGTTGCGGACTCTAGATCTCCAAGAGATGGAAAATTCATAGAAGAAATAGGATACTACAACCCAGTTTCTCAACCAAAGCAAATAAAAATAAACGATGAGAAAGCTGTTAAGTGGTTATCAAACGGTGCTCAACCAACTGATACTGTTAAAACTTTATTAGTTAACAACGGAGTAATGGAAAAATTCGAAGCTTCTAAGCAAGCTAAGTAA